One genomic segment of Rhinolophus sinicus isolate RSC01 linkage group LG11, ASM3656204v1, whole genome shotgun sequence includes these proteins:
- the LOC141567565 gene encoding olfactory receptor 2A5 codes for MMGNQTSVTEFLLLGFLLSPRTQLLLSGLFSLFYAFTLLGNGVILGLISLDSRLHTPMYFFLAHLAIVDISYASNNVPKMLANLLNKRKTISFVPCIIQTFLYMAFAHTECLILVMMSYDRYVAICHPLRYSVIMSWRVCTVLAVTSWVCGSLLALVHVVLILRLPFCGPCEINHFFCEILSVLKLACADTRLNQVVIFVASVFILLGPLCLVLVSYTRIISAILRIPSGEGRRKAFSTCSSHLCVVGLFFGSAIVMYMAPKSRHPEEQQKILSLFYSLFNPMLNPLIYSLRNAEVKGALRRVSWKQTSV; via the coding sequence ATGATGGGAAATCAGACCTCTGTCACCGAGTTCCTCCTACTGGGGTTCCTGCTCAGCCCAAGGACTCAGCTGCTTCTCTCTGGGCTCTTCTCCCTGTTCTACGCCTTCACCCTGCTGGGCAACGGGGTCATCCTGGGGCTCATCTCCCTGGACTCCCGACTGCAcacgcccatgtacttcttcctcgCACACCTGGCCATTGTCGACATTTCATATGCTTCCAACAATGTCCCCAAGATGCTGGCAAACCTTCTGAACAAGAGAAAAACCATCTCCTTTGTCCCGTGCATCATACAGACCTTTCTGTACATGGCTTTTGCTCACACTGAGTGTCTCATCTTGGTAATGATGTCCTATGATCGGTATGTGGCCATCTGCCATCCCCTACGTTACTCTGTCATCATGAGCTGGAGAGTGTGCACGGTTCTGGCCGTCACTTCCTGGGTGTGCGGCTCCCTCCTGGCCCTGGTCCATGTGGTTCTCATCCTGAGGCTGCCCTTCTGTGGGCCTTGTGAAATCAACCACTTCTTTTGTGAAATCCTGTCTGTCCTCAAGCTGGCCTGTGCTGACACCCGGCTCAACCAAGTGGTCATCTTTGTGGCTTCTGTGTTTATCCTATTGGGGCCCCTCTGCCTGGTGCTGGTCTCCTACACACGCATCATCTCGGCCATCCTGAGGATCCCATCTGGGGAGGGCCGCAGAAAGGCCTTCTCCACCTGCTCCTCCCACCTCTGCGTGGTCGGGCTCTTCTTTGGCAGTGCCATCGTCATGTACATGGCCCCCAAGTCCCGCCATCCCGAGGAGCAGCAGAAGATCCTTTCCCTGTTTTACAGCCTTTTCAACCCTATGCTGAACCCACTGATTTACAGCCTGAGGAACGCAGAGGTGAAGGGCGCCCTCAGGAGAGTGAGTTGGAAACAGACATCAGTGTGA